From Tripterygium wilfordii isolate XIE 37 chromosome 13, ASM1340144v1, whole genome shotgun sequence, the proteins below share one genomic window:
- the LOC120013560 gene encoding protein FATTY ACID EXPORT 3, chloroplastic-like yields the protein MSAALDFLSIKNANPSFSGSFPMKRLLSNCAPFASCTSSKVRPDSMFRLRSCGVPAVARCVVPTGHCAGFVSLDSRRSCNRIVVASAASHEESHSEIEVEKENDNAKKQVEESEEAWKQTLESFKEQALKMQSVSKEAYKIYSKKAIFILKETSEQLKVQADKARHYLRVLAFEISEDGKEYLSTAVENSPEPVKKVVETFTSSADDWNNVSKLREFHLGIPYGLVLSVGGFLSFMLTGSISAIRFGVILGGALLALSVQSLRSYERGEPHDIALKGQAAIAAVIFLREISFLSQRPSFLTCFPVFISGAAMAFYVYKMTLNRKQSKGSDLQHGSEN from the exons ATGAGTGCGGCATTGGATTTTTTATCCATCAAAAACGCTAACCCTAGCTTCTCTGGTTCCTTTCCCATGAAGAGACTTCTCTCTAATTGTGCGCCGTTTGCTTCGTGTACATCATCGAAGGTAAGACCGGACTCTATGTTTAGGCTTCGTAGTTGCGGAGTTCCTGCTGTTGCTCGATGTGTTGTTCCAACGGGACACTGCGCTGGTTTTGTTTCTTTGGACAGTAGAAGGTCGTGCAATCGAATTGTTGTTGCTTCTGCAGCTTCTCACGAGGAATCG CATTCAGAAATTGAAGTCGAAAAGGAGAATGATAATGCGAAAAAGCAGGTTGAGGAATCAGAAGAAGCATGGAAACAGACTCTAGAATCCTTCAAAGAACAAGCTTTAAAGATGCAAAGTGTATCCAAAGAAGCTTATAAGATATACTCTAAGAAAgcaattttcattttaaaagaAACTTCAGAGCAGCTGAAAGTTCAAGCAGACAAGGCAAGACATTATTTGAGAGTACTAGCTTTTGAAATCAGTGAAGATGGTAAAGAATATTTGTCGACAGCTGTGGAGAATTCCCCTGAACCAGTAAAGAAGGTTGTTGAAACATTTACTTCCTCGGCTGATGATTGGAACAATGTTTCTAAGCTCCGTGAATTTCATCTTGGAATACCATATG GTTTGGTTCTCTCTGTTGGTGGATTTCTTTCCTTTATGCTCACAGGCAGCATTTCTGCCATTAGATTTGGTGTTATTCTCGGTGGTGCTCTCTTGGCTTTAAGCGTACAGAGTTTAAGATCATATGAGAGAGGAGAACCTCATGATATAGCTCTGAAAGGCCAGGCAG CGATAGCAGCTGTGATATTCCTAAGGGAGATCAGCTTCCTATCTCAG AGACCGTCATTTCTTACCTGCTTTCCTGTGTTCATCAG TGGTGCAGCGATGGCattttatgtatataaaatgacattgaatCGTAAGCAAAGCAAAGGATCAGACTTGCAACATGGTTCAGAGAATTAA
- the LOC120012205 gene encoding elongation factor P: protein MAGAATLNLYPSVSFRRPSSASNLSSKPSFISIRVATKTFSRSRFFRIYAISSNDIKVGISIEVDGAPWKVLEFLHVKPGKGAAFVRTKMRNYVTGNTVDKTFRAGSTIDEADIYKETKQFTYKDGSQFVFMDLNTYEEYRLSESEVGDKSKFLKEGAECNLLFWNAKVIDFELPITVKLTVLDVDPGVKGDTAQGGSKPATVDTGAVVNVPLFINRGDEILVDSRTGQYMSRA from the exons ATGGCGGGAGCGGCGACCCTTAACCTCTATCCGTCGGTTTCTTTCCGCCGTCCATCCTCAGCGTCTAACTTATCGTCAAAACCGTCGTTCATCTCAATTCGTGTTGCTACGAAAACGTTTTCCCGCTCCAGATTCTTCA GGATTTACGCGATATCTAGCAACGACATTAAAGTGGGAATCAGCATTGAAGTCGATGGAGCTCCATGGAAAGTTTTAG AGTTTCTTCATGTGAAACCTGGAAAAGGGGCTGCGTTTGTGAGGACGAAAATGCGGAATTATGTAACTGGAAACACAGTGGATAAAACTTTTCGAGCTGGAAGTACG ATTGACGAGGCTGATATATATAAGGAAACCAAACAATTCACATATAAAGATGGTTCACAGTTTGTCTTCATGGACCTG AATACTTATGAAGAATATCGTCTTAGTGAATCGGAAGTTGGAGACAAGTCCAAGTTTCTTAAAGAGGGGGCAGAATGCAATTTGCTATTCTGGAATGCAAAG GTTATTGATTTTGAACTACCCATCACTGTCAAGCTAACTGTACTGGATGTTGATCCTGGTGTCAAAGGTGATACTGCTCAAG GTGGATCAAAACCGGCAACTGTTGACACAGGTGCTGTTGTTAATGTTCCATTGTTCATAAATAGAGGAGATGAAATTTTGGTGGATTCAAGAACTGGACAATACATGAGCCGAGCATAG
- the LOC120013558 gene encoding vacuolar-sorting receptor 1-like, translated as MRENLGVLVCVWFLLCGSCIGRFVVEKNSLKVTSPDSVKGVYECAIGNFGVPQYGGTLVGTVVYPKADQKACKDFSEVDISFKSKPGGRPTFLLVDRGDCYFTLKAWNAQKGGAAAVLVADNKIEPLITMDTPEEENADAEYLEKITIPSALISKSLGDDIKNALSKGEMVNINLDWTEALPHPDERVEYEFWTNSNDECGPKCDSQIDFVKNFKGAAQILERKGHTQFTPRYITWYCPEAFILSKQCKTQCINHGRYCAPDPEQDFSRGYDGKDVVVQNLRQACLFKVANESGNPWVWWDYVTDFAIRCPMKEKKYTKECAEQVIQSLGVDLKKINNCIGDPEADVDNPVLKAEQDAQIGKGSRGDVTILPTLVINNRQYRGKLDKGAVLKAICSGFQETTEPAICLSGDIETNECLENNGGCWKDGAANLTACRDTFRGRVCECPIVQGIKFVGDGYTHCEASGALRCEINNGGCWRKTQDGRTYSACVDDHTKGCKCPPGFKGDGVNNCEDVDECKEKLACQCPECKCKNTWGSVQCSCSGGSLYMQEHDICISKNANTEVSWGFVWAIILGLAAAGIAGYAIYKYRIRRYMDSEIRAIMAQYMPLDNQAEVQVHHGDF; from the exons ATGAGGGAAAATTTGGGGGTTTTGGTTTGTGTGTGGTTTCTGCTATGTGGGTCTTGTATAGGTCGGTTTGTGGTGGAGAAGAACAGCTTGAAGGTAACCTCCCCAGATTCAGTGAAAGGTGTGTACGAATGTGCAATTGGTAACTTTGGGGTTCCTCAATATGGAGGCACCTTGGTTGGGACTGTTGTGTACCCAAAAGCCGATCAAAAAGCGTGCAAGGACTTCAGTGAGGTCGATATCTCCTTCAAATCTAAGCCTGGAGGACGACCAACTTTCCTCCTTGTTGATCGAGGAG ATTGTTACTTCACCTTAAAGGCATGGAATGCACAGAAAGGTGGAGCAGCAGCTGTTCTTGTTGCAGACAACAAGATTGAACCATTGATCACAATGGACACCCCGGAGGAAGAGAATGCAGATGCTGAGTATCTAGAGAAAATCACCATCCCTTCAGCTCTTATCAGCAAATCCTTGGGGGACGATATCAAGAATGCACTTTCTAAAGGTGAGATGGTCAACATAAACCTTGACTGGACTGAGGCACTTCCACACCCGGATGAAAGGGTTGAATATGAATTCTGGACGAATAGCAATGATGAGTGTGGGCCAAAGTGTGATAGCCAGATTGATTTTGTCAAGAACTTCAAGGGTGCAGCTCAGATACTTGAGCGGAAGGGGCACACTCAGTTCACCCCCCGTTATATAACATGGTACTGCCCTGAAGCATTTATTCTTAGCAAACAGTGCAAGACTCAATGCATCAATCATGGAAGGTACTGTGCTCCCGATCCTGAGCAGGATTTCAGTAGGGGGTATGATGGGAAGGATGTCGTGGTTCAAAATCTACGCCAAGCTTGCTTGTTCAAAGTGGCCAATGAAAGTGGAAATCCATGGGTTTGGTGGGACTATGTGACTGACTTTGCAATCCGTTGCCCGATGAAAGAGAAGAAATACACCAAAGAATGTGCTGAACAAGTTATACAATCACTAG GTGTTGATCTCAAGAAGATAAACAATTGTATAGGGGACCCTGAGGCAGATGTGGACAACCCAGTTCTCAAAGCTGAACAAGATGCACAG ATTGGCAAGGGTTCACGTGGAGATGTGACAATATTGCCTACCCTCGTAATAAATAACAGACAATACAGAG GTAAGTTGGACAAAGGAGCGGTTCTCAAGGCTATTTGTTCAGGTTTCCAAGAGACCACAGAGCCAGCTATATGTTTAAGTGGAG ATATAGAAACTAACGAGTGTTTAGAAAACAATGGTGGATGCTGGAAGGATGGGGCAGCTAACCTTACCGCATGCAGG GATACTTTCCGTGGGAGAGTTTGTGAGTGCCCTATTGTTCAAGGCATCAAGTTTGTTGGCGATGGTTACACTCATTGTGAAG CTTCAGGAGCATTACGTTGTGAAATCAATAATGGAGGGTGTTGGAGAAAAACCCAAGATGGCAGGACCTATTCTGCTTGTGTT GATGATCATACAAAAGGTTGCAAGTGTCCACCAGGATTCAAGGGTGATGGAGTTAACAACTGTGAAG ACGTGGATGAGTGTAAAGAGAAGCTGGCCTGCCAATGCCCAGAGTGCAAATGCAAGAATACATGGGGCAGTGTTCAATGCAGCTGTAGCGGTGGTTCGTTATATATGCAAGAACACGATATATGCATAA GTAAAAATGCTAATACGGAGGTCAGCTGGGGCTTCGTTTGGGCTATTATTCTTGGGCTGGCTGCTGCTGGAATTGCTGGATATGCAATTTACAAGTACAGAATCCGG AGATACATGGATTCGGAGATACGGGCTATCATGGCACAGTATATGCCCTTGGATAATCAAGCGGAGGTCCAGGTTCACCATGGGGACTTCTGA